A portion of the Thermodesulfobacteriota bacterium genome contains these proteins:
- the carA gene encoding glutamine-hydrolyzing carbamoyl-phosphate synthase small subunit: MKALIALEDGTIFAGQSFTGAGEAAGELVFNTAMSGYQEVLTDPSYKGQMVTMTYPLIGNYGVNPEDMESAAIQVEAFLVREYSPYPSNFRSTGSLVDFLKRDGILGVEGIDTRALTRHIRLGGAMKAYVSTEDLDPVSLVERARRSPGLVGRNLVQEVTCAEPYAWVDGRPRPGLHLAAAPAGCRRVVALDCGLKYNQLRLMTERGCFVQVLPAGTPAAEILALQPDGVFLSNGPGDPAALAGLVATVRDLLGRAPIFGICLGHQILGLAYGGRTYKLKFGHRGSNQPVKDRTTGRIEITAQNHGFAVDLASLDPAEVELTHENLNDGSSEGMRHRRFPAFSVQYHPENAPGPHDSVYLFDRFLELMAAWSPAAAAPAR; the protein is encoded by the coding sequence ATGAAAGCGCTCATCGCACTGGAAGACGGCACCATCTTCGCCGGCCAATCCTTCACCGGCGCCGGCGAGGCCGCGGGCGAGCTGGTCTTCAACACCGCCATGTCCGGCTACCAGGAGGTGCTCACCGACCCCTCCTACAAGGGCCAGATGGTGACCATGACCTATCCCCTCATCGGCAACTACGGAGTCAACCCCGAGGATATGGAGTCGGCGGCCATCCAGGTGGAGGCCTTCCTGGTCCGGGAATACTCGCCGTATCCCAGCAACTTCCGCTCCACGGGCTCCCTGGTGGACTTCCTCAAGAGGGACGGCATCCTGGGGGTGGAAGGGATCGACACCCGGGCCCTCACCCGCCACATCCGGCTGGGTGGGGCGATGAAGGCGTATGTCTCCACCGAGGACCTGGATCCCGTCAGCCTGGTGGAGCGGGCCCGCCGCTCGCCGGGTCTGGTGGGCCGCAACCTGGTGCAGGAGGTCACCTGCGCCGAGCCCTATGCCTGGGTGGACGGCCGTCCCCGTCCCGGCCTTCATCTGGCGGCGGCGCCGGCCGGCTGCCGGCGGGTGGTGGCCCTGGACTGCGGCCTCAAGTACAACCAGCTGCGCCTCATGACCGAGCGGGGCTGCTTTGTGCAGGTGCTGCCGGCCGGGACGCCGGCGGCCGAGATCCTGGCCCTGCAGCCGGACGGCGTCTTTCTCTCCAACGGCCCTGGCGATCCGGCGGCCCTGGCCGGCCTTGTCGCCACGGTGCGGGATCTCCTGGGGAGAGCACCGATCTTCGGCATCTGCCTCGGCCACCAGATCCTGGGCCTGGCCTATGGCGGCCGCACCTACAAGCTCAAATTCGGCCACCGGGGCTCCAACCAGCCGGTGAAGGACCGCACCACCGGCCGCATCGAGATCACGGCCCAGAACCATGGCTTTGCCGTCGATCTCGCCTCCCTGGATCCGGCCGAGGTGGAGCTGACCCACGAAAACCTCAACGACGGCAGCTCGGAGGGCATGCGCCACCGCCGCTTCCCGGCCTTCTCCGTCCAGTACCATCCGGAGAACGCCCCAGGCCCCCATGACTCGGTCTATCTCTTCGACCGTTTCCTGGAGCTGATGGCCGCCTGGAGCCCGGCCGCCGCCGCACCGGCACGCTGA
- the carB gene encoding carbamoyl-phosphate synthase large subunit, with amino-acid sequence MPKRTDIKKILIIGSGPIIISQACEFDYSGTQAVKALKEEGFQVVLINSNPATIMTDPELADRTYVEPITPEMVAKVIEIERPDAILPTLGGQTGLNTAIRVAELGVLERFGVEMLAADVEVIRKAEGRELFRAAMKRIGLAVPESAIVHTLAEARQAGEEIGFPIIVRPSFTLGGTGGGVAFNSRELEALCTAGLDLSLNHEVMLEKSLLGWKEYELEVMRDKKDNVVIVCPIENFDPMGVHTGDSITVAPAQTLTDREYQAMRDASIAIMREIGVETGGSNVQFAVNPADGELMVIEMNPRVSRSSALASKATGFPIAKIAAKLAVGYTLDEIRNDITRETYASFEPTIDYCVVKIPRWTFEKFPETEDILTTAMKSVGETMAIGRTFKEALQKGLRSLEIGRFGFGGDGKDSLRHLDAYDLEQGLRRPHSARIFHLHEALSRGMSVAAMAELTGVDPWFLHNLAQIVDEERAVAAGGFAGLDAERLRGAKRLGFSDRQLGHLTGTAEADIRELRGRHGVQPVYKLVDTCAAEFEAYTPYYYSTYEEENEARVSDRRKVMILGGGPNRIGQGIEFDYCCVHASFALRELGVESIMVNSNPETVSTDYDTSDKLYFEPLTAEDVLHIIGTEKPEGVIVQFGGQTPLNLALPLARAGVPILGTSPDSIDRTEDRKRFKQFLQKLGLRQPDNDTAFTLEEALEVAGRIGYPVVVRPSYVLGGRAMRIVYEPAGLVSFMSSAILASSEHPVLIDKFLEDAIEVDVDAISDGSQTVIGGIMQHIEEAGIHSGDSACVLPPHTLDPGLVEEIRQATRAMAAELRVVGLMNIQFAVQDNTVYVLEVNPRASRTIPFVSKATGVPLAKLATRVMLGQSLAELGLTGERQVSHFAVKEAVFPFDRFPNVDTLLGPEMKSTGEVMGLDFSLGLAYAKSQIAAGQTIPEKGSVLISVRDEDKPEVVEIARELAEMGFAILATRGTAAYLAEHGVPCQRVFKISEGRPHILDKIQDAGIQWIINTSMGSRTTQDSFQIRRAALDYHLPYSTTVAGALSMVMAIRTVRERRLEVKALQEYF; translated from the coding sequence ATGCCCAAGCGCACGGATATCAAGAAGATCCTCATCATCGGCTCGGGACCGATCATCATCAGCCAGGCCTGCGAGTTCGACTACTCGGGCACCCAGGCGGTGAAGGCCCTCAAGGAGGAGGGCTTCCAGGTGGTGCTCATCAACTCCAACCCCGCCACCATCATGACCGATCCGGAGCTGGCCGACCGCACCTACGTCGAGCCGATCACCCCGGAGATGGTGGCCAAGGTTATCGAGATCGAGCGGCCGGATGCCATCCTGCCCACCCTGGGCGGCCAGACCGGCCTCAACACCGCCATCCGGGTGGCCGAGCTGGGCGTCTTGGAGCGCTTCGGGGTGGAGATGCTGGCCGCCGATGTGGAGGTGATCCGGAAGGCGGAGGGCCGGGAGCTGTTCCGGGCGGCCATGAAGCGCATCGGCCTTGCGGTGCCGGAGAGCGCCATCGTCCATACCCTGGCCGAGGCCCGCCAGGCCGGGGAGGAGATCGGCTTTCCCATCATCGTCCGCCCGTCCTTCACCCTGGGGGGCACCGGTGGCGGCGTGGCCTTCAACAGCCGGGAGTTGGAGGCCCTGTGCACCGCCGGTCTCGATCTGTCCTTGAACCACGAGGTGATGCTGGAAAAGAGCCTCCTGGGCTGGAAAGAATACGAGTTGGAGGTGATGCGGGACAAGAAGGACAACGTGGTCATCGTCTGCCCCATCGAGAACTTCGACCCCATGGGCGTCCACACCGGCGACAGCATCACGGTGGCACCGGCCCAGACCCTCACCGACCGGGAATACCAGGCGATGCGGGACGCCTCCATTGCCATCATGCGGGAGATCGGCGTCGAGACCGGCGGCTCCAACGTCCAGTTTGCGGTCAATCCGGCAGACGGCGAGCTCATGGTCATCGAGATGAATCCCCGGGTGTCCCGGAGCTCGGCCCTGGCCTCCAAGGCCACCGGCTTTCCCATTGCCAAGATCGCCGCCAAGCTGGCGGTGGGCTATACCCTGGATGAGATCCGAAACGATATCACCCGGGAGACCTACGCCTCCTTTGAGCCGACCATCGACTACTGCGTGGTCAAGATCCCCCGCTGGACCTTCGAAAAATTCCCGGAGACCGAAGACATCCTCACCACGGCCATGAAGTCGGTGGGCGAGACCATGGCTATTGGCCGCACCTTCAAGGAGGCCCTGCAAAAGGGGCTGCGCTCCCTGGAGATCGGCCGCTTTGGCTTTGGCGGCGACGGCAAGGACTCCCTGCGTCATCTCGATGCCTACGATCTGGAGCAGGGCCTCCGGCGGCCGCATTCGGCCCGGATCTTCCATCTCCACGAGGCCTTGAGCCGGGGGATGAGCGTTGCCGCCATGGCCGAGCTGACCGGGGTCGATCCCTGGTTCCTGCACAACCTGGCCCAGATCGTGGACGAGGAGCGGGCGGTGGCGGCGGGCGGCTTTGCCGGCCTCGATGCCGAGCGGCTGCGCGGTGCCAAGCGCCTGGGCTTTTCGGACCGCCAGCTCGGGCATCTCACCGGCACCGCCGAGGCGGATATCCGGGAGCTCCGGGGCCGGCATGGGGTGCAGCCGGTGTACAAGCTGGTGGACACCTGCGCCGCCGAGTTCGAGGCCTACACCCCGTATTACTACTCCACCTACGAGGAGGAGAATGAGGCCCGGGTCAGCGATCGCCGGAAGGTGATGATCCTGGGCGGCGGCCCCAACCGCATCGGCCAGGGTATCGAGTTCGACTACTGCTGCGTGCACGCCTCCTTCGCCCTGCGGGAGCTGGGGGTGGAAAGCATCATGGTCAACAGCAATCCGGAGACGGTGAGCACCGACTACGACACCTCGGACAAGCTCTACTTCGAGCCCCTCACCGCCGAGGACGTGCTCCACATCATCGGCACCGAGAAGCCCGAAGGGGTGATCGTCCAGTTCGGCGGCCAGACGCCTTTGAACCTGGCCCTGCCCCTGGCCCGGGCCGGGGTGCCGATCCTGGGCACCTCGCCGGACAGCATCGACCGCACCGAGGATCGCAAGCGCTTCAAGCAGTTCCTCCAGAAGCTGGGTCTCCGGCAGCCGGACAACGATACCGCCTTCACCCTGGAGGAGGCCCTGGAGGTGGCCGGCCGCATCGGCTATCCGGTGGTGGTGCGGCCCTCCTACGTGCTGGGTGGCCGCGCCATGCGCATCGTCTACGAGCCGGCCGGCCTGGTGAGCTTCATGTCCTCGGCCATCCTCGCCTCCTCGGAGCATCCGGTGCTCATCGACAAGTTCCTGGAGGATGCCATCGAGGTGGATGTGGACGCCATCTCCGACGGCAGCCAGACGGTGATCGGCGGCATCATGCAGCATATCGAGGAGGCAGGCATCCATTCCGGCGACTCGGCCTGCGTGCTGCCGCCCCACACCCTGGACCCGGGCCTGGTGGAGGAGATCCGCCAGGCGACCCGGGCCATGGCCGCGGAGCTCCGGGTGGTGGGCCTCATGAACATCCAGTTCGCGGTCCAGGACAACACGGTCTATGTGCTGGAGGTGAACCCCCGGGCCTCCCGGACCATCCCCTTTGTCAGCAAGGCCACCGGCGTGCCCCTGGCCAAGCTGGCCACCAGGGTGATGCTGGGCCAGAGCCTGGCCGAGCTGGGCCTCACCGGGGAGCGGCAGGTCAGCCACTTCGCGGTCAAGGAGGCCGTGTTCCCCTTCGATCGCTTCCCCAACGTGGATACCCTGCTGGGCCCGGAGATGAAGTCCACCGGCGAGGTCATGGGCCTGGACTTCTCCCTGGGCCTGGCCTACGCCAAGTCCCAGATCGCCGCCGGCCAGACCATTCCGGAGAAAGGCTCGGTCCTCATCTCGGTGCGGGACGAGGACAAGCCGGAGGTGGTGGAGATCGCCCGGGAGCTGGCCGAGATGGGCTTTGCCATCCTGGCCACCCGGGGTACCGCCGCCTATCTCGCCGAGCACGGGGTGCCCTGCCAGCGGGTGTTCAAGATCTCCGAGGGCCGGCCCCACATCCTGGACAAGATCCAGGATGCCGGCATCCAGTGGATCATCAACACCTCCATGGGCTCCCGCACCACCCAGGACTCCTTCCAGATCCGGCGTGCCGCCCTGGACTACCACCTGCCCTATTCGACCACCGTGGCCGGAGCCCTGTCCATGGTGATGGCCATCCGCACCGTGCGGGAGCGCCGGCTGGAGGTGAAGGCCCTGCAGGAGTATTTCTGA
- a CDS encoding toxin-antitoxin (TA) system antitoxin has protein sequence MLTKTVDVKEGLPELKGLLSLVADGTEVVLVEGDTPIARLLPVTKRVAGLHTGSIWTSEDFDEPLPDAFWTGSA, from the coding sequence ATGTTGACGAAGACCGTGGATGTCAAAGAGGGGCTGCCAGAGTTGAAGGGGTTGTTGTCCCTGGTGGCAGATGGCACCGAGGTCGTCCTCGTCGAGGGCGATACGCCCATCGCGCGCCTGCTGCCCGTAACCAAGCGGGTGGCGGGCCTGCACACCGGGTCCATTTGGACCAGCGAGGATTTCGATGAGCCTCTTCCCGATGCGTTTTGGACAGGAAGCGCATGA
- a CDS encoding type II toxin-antitoxin system VapC family toxin codes for MKLLFDTHTFIWWDSEPLKLSAQVLGLCEDTGNTLLVSVASLWEMQIKLQLGKLRLRTPLADLVSGQQRINRVEILDVRLEHVMALEGLPPRHRDPFDRLLVAQALVEEAVLLSRDPIFADYPVRIEW; via the coding sequence ATGAAGCTCCTTTTCGACACCCACACCTTCATCTGGTGGGACAGCGAGCCACTCAAGCTGAGCGCACAAGTCCTGGGCCTGTGTGAGGATACAGGGAATACTCTGCTGGTCAGCGTGGCGAGCCTTTGGGAAATGCAGATCAAGCTCCAGCTGGGCAAGCTCAGGCTGCGCACCCCATTGGCCGATCTGGTTTCGGGCCAGCAACGCATCAACCGGGTTGAAATCCTTGACGTCAGGCTCGAGCACGTCATGGCTCTGGAAGGGCTGCCGCCTCGTCATCGGGATCCCTTCGACCGCCTGTTGGTTGCTCAGGCACTGGTCGAGGAGGCTGTACTCCTGAGCAGGGACCCGATCTTTGCCGACTATCCAGTCCGGATCGAGTGGTAG
- the ftsH gene encoding ATP-dependent zinc metalloprotease FtsH — translation MNSFYKNLSMWLVIALTMILLFNLFNKPQDTAVEMTYSDFLASVQAGEIMQVTIQGDEILGKTTHATEFRTVTPQDTELVPMLRDAGVIIAVKKKEETPWYMTILISWTPMLLLIGVWIFFMRQMQMGGGKALSFGKSRARLMNTETSKVTFKDVAGIDEAKDELGEIIEFLKDPKKFTRLGGRIPKGVLLAGPPGTGKTLLARAIAGEANVPFFSISGSDFVEMFVGVGASRVRDLFVQGKKNAPCIIFIDEIDAVGRPRGAGLGGGHDEREQTLNQLLVEMDGFESNEGVIIVAATNRPDVLDPALLRPGRFDRQVVVPTPDVKGREEILLVHGRKTPVAPDVDWKVIARGTPGFTGADLENMVNEAALLAARANLEQVSMEMLEKAKDKVMMGAERRSMIITEREKTITAYHEAGHALVAKLLPDADPIHKVTIIPRGRALGLTQQLPIDEKHTYPRPYLYNSLCILLGGRVAEELVFSEVTTGAGNDLERVTELARKMVCEWGMSEELGPLTYGKREEQIFLGKEISRHKDYSEATAVRIDEAIKAMVLSAHERSRKLLTDNVGLLRQIAAALLERETLTSEDIERILQGQVPVPQEETAALPA, via the coding sequence TTGAATTCGTTTTACAAAAATCTGTCCATGTGGCTGGTCATCGCCTTGACGATGATCCTGCTCTTCAACCTGTTCAACAAGCCGCAGGACACCGCCGTGGAGATGACCTACAGCGATTTCCTGGCCAGTGTCCAGGCCGGCGAGATCATGCAGGTCACCATCCAAGGCGACGAGATCCTGGGCAAAACCACCCACGCCACCGAATTCCGCACCGTCACCCCCCAGGACACCGAGCTGGTGCCCATGCTCCGGGACGCCGGTGTCATCATCGCGGTGAAGAAGAAGGAGGAGACCCCCTGGTACATGACCATCCTCATCTCCTGGACGCCGATGCTGCTCCTCATCGGGGTCTGGATCTTCTTCATGCGCCAGATGCAGATGGGCGGCGGCAAGGCGCTTTCCTTTGGCAAGAGCCGGGCCCGGCTCATGAACACCGAGACCTCCAAGGTCACCTTCAAGGACGTGGCCGGTATCGACGAGGCCAAGGATGAGCTGGGGGAGATCATCGAGTTCCTCAAGGACCCCAAGAAGTTCACCCGCCTGGGCGGCCGCATCCCGAAGGGGGTGCTTCTGGCTGGCCCTCCGGGCACCGGCAAGACGCTTCTGGCCCGGGCCATCGCCGGCGAGGCCAATGTGCCGTTCTTTTCCATCAGCGGCTCGGACTTCGTGGAGATGTTTGTGGGCGTCGGCGCCTCCCGGGTGCGGGATCTCTTTGTCCAGGGCAAGAAGAACGCGCCCTGCATCATCTTCATCGACGAGATCGACGCCGTGGGCCGGCCCCGGGGTGCCGGTCTGGGGGGCGGTCATGACGAGCGGGAGCAGACCCTGAACCAGCTTCTGGTGGAGATGGACGGCTTCGAGTCCAACGAAGGGGTGATCATCGTCGCGGCCACCAACCGGCCGGATGTCCTGGACCCGGCCCTCTTGCGGCCCGGCCGCTTCGACCGCCAGGTGGTGGTGCCCACCCCGGACGTCAAGGGCCGGGAGGAGATCCTGCTGGTGCACGGCCGCAAGACGCCGGTGGCGCCGGATGTGGACTGGAAGGTCATCGCCCGGGGCACCCCGGGCTTCACCGGTGCCGACCTGGAGAACATGGTGAACGAGGCGGCCCTGCTGGCCGCCCGGGCCAACCTGGAGCAGGTCAGCATGGAGATGCTGGAGAAGGCCAAGGACAAGGTGATGATGGGCGCCGAGCGCCGGAGCATGATCATCACTGAACGGGAAAAGACCATCACCGCCTACCACGAGGCAGGCCACGCCCTGGTGGCCAAGCTGCTGCCGGACGCCGACCCCATCCACAAGGTAACGATCATCCCCCGGGGCCGGGCCCTGGGGCTCACCCAGCAGCTGCCCATCGACGAGAAGCACACCTATCCCCGCCCGTATCTGTACAACAGCCTGTGCATCCTGCTGGGCGGCCGGGTGGCCGAGGAGTTGGTGTTCTCCGAGGTGACCACCGGCGCGGGCAACGATCTGGAGCGGGTCACCGAGCTGGCCCGCAAGATGGTCTGCGAATGGGGGATGAGCGAGGAGCTGGGGCCGTTGACCTACGGCAAGCGGGAGGAGCAGATCTTCCTCGGCAAGGAGATCTCCCGCCACAAGGACTACAGCGAGGCCACCGCGGTGCGCATCGACGAGGCCATCAAGGCCATGGTGCTCTCGGCCCATGAGCGGTCCCGCAAGCTCCTCACCGACAACGTGGGTCTGTTGCGCCAGATCGCGGCCGCCCTCCTGGAGCGGGAGACCCTGACCTCCGAGGATATCGAAAGGATCCTCCAGGGCCAGGTCCCGGTGCCCCAGGAAGAGACGGCTGCCCTGCCCGCCTGA
- the folP gene encoding dihydropteroate synthase, whose protein sequence is MPFAVDPARTLVMGILNVTPDSFSDGGAFLDPGQALAQAEAMLAAGADLLDVGGESTRPFAAPVAADQELARVLPVIEAIRARWPIPLSVDTRKAMVAEAALAAGADLVNDVSALTHDPAMVEVVRRWQVPVVLMHMQGRPETMQLAPAYGDVVAEVKAFLAERIAWAQAQGIPRQHLIVDPGIGFGKTVEHNLALLRGLPQLRELGCPVLVGHSRKAFLGKVLGIERPADRDLATAAVSALCAAAGVAVVRVHDVAATAQAVRIARAITGAHPQP, encoded by the coding sequence ATGCCCTTCGCCGTCGACCCCGCCCGCACCCTGGTGATGGGCATCCTCAATGTCACGCCGGACTCCTTTTCGGACGGCGGCGCCTTCCTGGACCCTGGCCAGGCCCTGGCCCAGGCCGAGGCGATGCTCGCTGCCGGTGCCGACCTGCTCGACGTGGGCGGCGAATCCACCCGACCGTTTGCCGCGCCGGTGGCCGCCGATCAGGAGCTGGCCCGGGTGCTGCCCGTGATCGAGGCCATCCGCGCCCGCTGGCCGATTCCCCTCTCGGTGGACACCCGGAAGGCGATGGTGGCCGAGGCGGCCCTGGCCGCCGGCGCCGACCTGGTGAACGACGTCAGCGCCCTGACCCACGACCCCGCCATGGTGGAGGTGGTGCGGCGCTGGCAGGTGCCGGTGGTGCTCATGCACATGCAAGGCCGCCCCGAGACCATGCAGCTCGCCCCGGCTTATGGCGATGTGGTCGCCGAGGTCAAGGCCTTCCTTGCCGAGCGCATCGCCTGGGCCCAGGCCCAGGGCATCCCCCGGCAGCACCTCATCGTCGATCCCGGTATCGGCTTCGGCAAGACCGTGGAGCACAACCTGGCCCTGCTGCGCGGCCTGCCGCAGCTCCGGGAGCTGGGCTGTCCGGTTCTGGTGGGCCACTCCCGCAAGGCCTTCCTGGGCAAGGTCCTGGGGATCGAGCGGCCGGCGGACCGGGATCTGGCCACCGCCGCCGTGTCGGCCCTGTGCGCCGCCGCTGGCGTGGCAGTGGTCCGGGTCCACGACGTGGCGGCCACTGCCCAGGCGGTGCGCATCGCCCGGGCGATCACCGGCGCCCACCCGCAGCCCTGA
- a CDS encoding DEAD/DEAH box helicase codes for MSFDAFSFHPQVAAGIAACGYTTPTPIQVQAMPLVLAGHDLVGLAQTGTGKTAAFVLPILERLLPGPRGQVRALVIAPTRELAEQIRVACDGMGPKTGLTSMAVYGGVSKVGQTKRLRAGVDIVVACPGRLLDLLGDRAIDLSRVEMLVLDEADQMFDMGFLPAIRRILRHLPARRQTLLFSATMPEEIRVLTAEVLRAPKTVQADTPGPAPTISHRLFPVPAEGKLALLKTLVTDPGLTSTLVFTRTKHRAKSLARQLEAAGVAATAIQGNLSQNRRQEALEGFRSGRFRVLVATDIAARGIDVAGVSHVINFDVPDSAEAYTHRTGRTGRACRTGEAYTFASPEDAAMIRVIERTLGERLCRQQVTLSPEALAAPCPLPSAESRRPSRPSSRPARPARPSTPAGERRQPGPGQSHRRPAPLGLGAVAGRRTGGNRRGV; via the coding sequence ATGAGCTTTGACGCGTTTTCTTTCCATCCCCAGGTAGCCGCCGGCATAGCGGCCTGCGGCTACACCACCCCCACCCCCATCCAGGTCCAGGCCATGCCCCTGGTCCTGGCCGGTCATGACCTGGTGGGCCTGGCCCAGACCGGCACCGGCAAGACCGCCGCCTTTGTGCTGCCCATCCTGGAGCGCCTGCTGCCCGGCCCCCGGGGTCAGGTGCGGGCCCTGGTCATCGCCCCCACCCGGGAGCTGGCCGAGCAGATCCGAGTGGCCTGCGACGGCATGGGGCCCAAGACCGGGCTCACCAGCATGGCCGTCTATGGCGGGGTGAGCAAGGTCGGCCAGACGAAACGGCTGCGGGCCGGGGTCGACATCGTGGTCGCCTGTCCGGGCCGGCTGCTGGACCTTCTGGGCGACCGGGCCATCGATCTGTCCCGGGTGGAGATGCTGGTCCTCGACGAGGCGGATCAGATGTTCGACATGGGCTTTCTGCCGGCCATCCGCCGCATCCTCCGGCACCTGCCGGCCCGGCGCCAGACCCTGCTCTTTTCCGCCACCATGCCCGAGGAGATCCGCGTGCTCACGGCCGAGGTGCTGCGGGCGCCGAAGACCGTCCAGGCCGATACGCCCGGGCCGGCGCCCACCATCTCGCACCGCCTGTTCCCGGTGCCGGCGGAAGGCAAGCTGGCCCTCCTCAAGACCCTGGTGACCGATCCGGGGCTCACCTCCACCCTGGTTTTTACCCGCACCAAGCACCGGGCCAAGAGCCTGGCCCGGCAGCTGGAAGCGGCGGGGGTGGCCGCCACCGCCATCCAGGGCAACCTGTCCCAGAATCGGCGGCAGGAGGCCCTGGAGGGATTCCGGAGTGGCCGCTTCCGGGTCCTGGTTGCCACCGATATCGCGGCCCGGGGTATCGATGTGGCCGGGGTCAGCCATGTCATCAACTTCGACGTGCCGGATTCCGCCGAGGCCTACACCCACCGCACCGGCCGCACCGGCCGGGCCTGCCGCACCGGCGAGGCATACACCTTCGCCAGCCCGGAGGATGCGGCCATGATCCGCGTCATCGAGCGGACCCTGGGCGAGCGCCTTTGCCGGCAGCAGGTGACCCTGTCCCCGGAGGCCCTGGCCGCCCCCTGTCCCCTGCCGTCAGCAGAAAGCCGGCGGCCGAGCCGGCCCAGCAGCCGGCCGGCGCGACCGGCCCGGCCGTCCACCCCTGCCGGCGAGCGGCGGCAGCCGGGCCCGGGCCAGAGCCACCGCCGGCCGGCCCCCCTGGGTCTGGGCGCGGTTGCCGGCCGCCGGACCGGCGGCAACCGGCGCGGTGTCTGA
- a CDS encoding NAD(P)H-dependent oxidoreductase, whose translation MERLTTILLALRGWPSLGLFFLLRQHGGPAPAILAGLAYSLAYTLLAMAHGRPSKLDFGLAGFWAMGAASLAGPPATTAGFEARLGLWLNLALFAASYLPLVAGAEPFTMVFARRRTPKELWNTELFRRINELMTIGWAGIFLAGLVANAILAGPAGLAASGLLALGLGLPFTRRFPDWYLARQGQGISPRPGTPAPAPVPRDVSPAPDQERQADAQRLGPIRTALVIFGSPRGQEGFTWKTLDRFLAGLRDGGVAVEVISLADHAIKPCRGCFSCWIKTPGACILTDDMAGILPRLDAADLVIYAQPLYIFSVPGPMKIFLDRCLPRYQPFLVEGPGGLTRHPMRRGERPGRMLVFSVCGFPEREHFQPLLAMFRHMARVSGSRIVGEILRPAAESLRFASSLGPAQRQVWDALYQAGQEVARQGFVRQASEEGIAAPLFPTAGGFRGVANRFWEACLEHGEARRQNRPVPPLETFLQEDRRLFFAGMAASFRPDQARDLTATLRFVLTDQPAGQFSLAIGDGACQLFPGPGPEPTLTVETPFAVWQSISRGEISGQEAYLQGLYQVRGDVGLLTRMREVFGS comes from the coding sequence ATGGAACGACTGACGACCATCCTTCTTGCCCTGCGGGGCTGGCCCAGCCTGGGCCTCTTCTTCCTGCTACGGCAACATGGCGGCCCGGCCCCGGCCATCCTTGCCGGCCTGGCGTACAGCCTGGCCTACACCCTCCTGGCCATGGCCCATGGTCGCCCCAGCAAGCTCGATTTCGGCCTGGCCGGCTTCTGGGCCATGGGCGCCGCCAGCCTGGCCGGTCCGCCGGCCACCACCGCCGGCTTCGAGGCCCGGCTCGGCCTGTGGCTCAACCTGGCCCTCTTTGCCGCCAGCTATCTTCCTCTGGTGGCCGGCGCCGAGCCCTTCACCATGGTCTTCGCCCGCCGCCGCACCCCGAAAGAGCTCTGGAATACCGAGCTGTTCCGCCGCATCAACGAGCTGATGACCATCGGCTGGGCCGGGATCTTCCTGGCCGGCCTGGTGGCCAACGCCATTCTGGCCGGCCCGGCAGGCCTGGCCGCCTCGGGCCTCCTGGCCCTGGGCCTGGGCCTGCCCTTCACCCGGCGCTTCCCGGACTGGTATCTGGCCCGCCAGGGACAAGGAATCTCCCCCCGGCCGGGGACGCCGGCCCCGGCGCCGGTGCCGCGGGACGTGAGCCCTGCCCCGGACCAGGAGCGCCAGGCCGACGCCCAGCGCCTGGGGCCGATCCGAACCGCCCTGGTGATCTTCGGCAGCCCCCGGGGCCAGGAGGGGTTCACCTGGAAGACCCTGGACCGCTTCCTGGCCGGGCTCCGGGATGGCGGGGTCGCCGTGGAGGTGATCTCCCTTGCGGACCATGCCATCAAGCCCTGCCGCGGCTGCTTCTCCTGCTGGATCAAGACCCCCGGCGCCTGCATTCTTACGGACGACATGGCCGGGATCCTGCCCCGCCTGGACGCCGCGGACCTGGTGATCTATGCCCAGCCCCTGTACATCTTCAGCGTACCTGGTCCCATGAAGATCTTTCTCGACCGCTGCCTGCCCCGGTACCAGCCGTTCCTGGTGGAAGGGCCGGGTGGCCTCACCCGCCACCCCATGCGCCGGGGGGAGCGCCCGGGCCGGATGCTGGTCTTCTCCGTATGCGGCTTCCCGGAAAGAGAGCACTTCCAGCCACTTCTGGCCATGTTCCGGCACATGGCCCGGGTCAGCGGCTCCCGGATCGTGGGCGAGATCCTGCGACCGGCCGCCGAATCGCTGCGCTTCGCCTCCTCCCTGGGGCCGGCCCAGAGGCAGGTCTGGGACGCTCTCTACCAGGCCGGCCAGGAGGTGGCCCGGCAGGGCTTTGTCCGCCAGGCCAGCGAGGAGGGGATCGCGGCCCCCCTCTTCCCCACCGCAGGCGGATTCCGGGGCGTGGCCAACCGGTTCTGGGAGGCCTGTCTGGAGCATGGCGAGGCGAGGCGGCAGAACCGGCCCGTGCCGCCTCTGGAGACGTTTCTCCAGGAGGACCGGCGCCTCTTTTTCGCCGGCATGGCCGCCAGCTTCCGGCCGGACCAGGCCCGGGACCTCACCGCCACCCTGCGCTTCGTTCTCACCGACCAGCCGGCTGGCCAGTTCTCCCTGGCCATCGGCGATGGCGCCTGCCAGCTCTTCCCCGGACCGGGTCCGGAGCCGACCCTGACCGTGGAGACCCCCTTCGCCGTCTGGCAGTCCATCAGCCGGGGGGAGATCTCGGGCCAGGAGGCCTACCTGCAAGGGCTGTATCAGGTGCGGGGGGATGTGGGGCTTCTCACCCGGATGCGGGAGGTGTTCGGATCATGA